Proteins encoded together in one Rhipicephalus sanguineus isolate Rsan-2018 chromosome 9, BIME_Rsan_1.4, whole genome shotgun sequence window:
- the LOC119405800 gene encoding uncharacterized protein LOC119405800 gives MNEATTLLESDCNDRAALSKVIDILVASRDELRKINAELEEVIPVEEPKREYESAANYDDQALETLTRLRCRLEDLSLDNTRQTSPSTTLNTPPAPTTAASQSFGPRLPTLILKPFHGDLCQRTSFWERFNGAVHTNLTLSTTDKFHYLHNYLVGEAAAAIAGLPTTEARNA, from the coding sequence atgaatgaGGCGACGACGTTGTTGGAGAGTGACTGCAACGACCGAGCAGCGTTAAGCAAGGTTATCGACATACTCGTCGCAAGCCGTGACGAGCTTCGGAAGATCAATGCCGAGCTCGAGGAAGTGATTCCGGTAGAGGAACCTAAGAGGGAGTACGAGTCTGCGGCGAATTATGACGACCAGGCACTCGAGACCCTGACGCGCCTACGGTGCCGGCTTGAAGATCTCAGCCTCGATAACACGCGACAGACTTCTCCTTCGACGACGCTCAACACGCCGCCTGCCCCAACGACAGCTGCATCCCAGAGCTTCGGACCTCGTCTTCCAACGCTAATCCTCAAGCCGTTTCATGGGGACTTGTGCCAAAGGACGTCGTTTTGGGAGAGATTCAACGGAGCTGTCCACACGAATTTAACTTTGAGCACGACGGATAAATTTCATTACCTACACAACTATTTGGTAGGTGAAGCAGCAGCTGCAATTGCCGGACTACCAACTACGGAAGCGCGCAATGCTTAA